A stretch of alpha proteobacterium HIMB59 DNA encodes these proteins:
- a CDS encoding ammonium transporter (PFAM: Ammonium Transporter Family; (TC 1.A.11)~TIGRFAM: probable ammonium transporter, marine subtype; ammonium transporter) — MKKILTFLIPTLLVSGLASAEVSAETAFVFNTFLFVFCGILVMFMALGFAMLEAGFVRKKNTSAILLKNIALYSIAGIMFYLIGYSLMYVDVSGWIGSLGGAFYNPSSDELALLDGAENVAAIADTGYSVASDWFFQMVFCATAISIVSGACAERIKVWPFMIFAAIMTGIIYPIYGSWTWGGGWLAEMGFSDFAGSTIVHSVGGWAAVVGCLILGPRAGKYSSDGKISPIAGANMPLACLGTFILWFGWFGFNGGSQLALGSALDAVAISIVVVNTNIAACGGVVAAIVLSQLMYKKIDLSIALNGAIAGLVAITAGPDLSNHFMSMIIGAIGGILCTIAIPMLDKMKIDDVVGAISAHLVAGIWGTLAVGIFGGGDLMVQIVGILAAAVLVVPLSAIGFYILKATTGLRVDEETEAVGLDKAELTTVAYPEFN, encoded by the coding sequence ATGAAAAAAATATTAACTTTTTTAATTCCTACACTTCTAGTCTCAGGATTAGCAAGTGCTGAGGTTTCCGCAGAGACAGCTTTTGTATTTAATACATTCTTATTTGTTTTCTGTGGAATTTTAGTCATGTTTATGGCTTTAGGTTTTGCAATGTTAGAAGCAGGTTTTGTTCGCAAAAAGAACACATCAGCAATTCTCTTAAAAAATATTGCATTGTACTCTATTGCCGGAATTATGTTTTACCTAATCGGCTACAGCTTAATGTATGTAGACGTATCAGGTTGGATCGGATCGCTAGGAGGGGCCTTCTATAATCCCTCATCTGACGAACTCGCCCTCCTAGACGGTGCCGAGAATGTAGCTGCAATTGCAGATACAGGCTATTCAGTTGCATCTGACTGGTTCTTCCAAATGGTATTCTGTGCAACAGCAATTTCGATCGTGTCTGGTGCATGTGCTGAGCGTATTAAAGTATGGCCATTTATGATCTTTGCAGCCATTATGACTGGAATTATCTACCCTATTTATGGTTCATGGACCTGGGGCGGCGGTTGGTTAGCTGAAATGGGTTTTTCTGACTTCGCTGGTTCTACTATCGTTCACTCTGTAGGTGGTTGGGCAGCTGTTGTAGGTTGTTTAATTCTTGGCCCGCGTGCTGGTAAATATTCAAGTGATGGAAAGATTTCACCAATTGCTGGTGCAAACATGCCATTAGCTTGTCTAGGTACATTCATCCTATGGTTTGGTTGGTTTGGATTTAATGGTGGTTCACAATTAGCATTAGGTAGTGCCTTAGATGCGGTTGCAATTTCCATCGTCGTCGTGAACACAAACATCGCTGCGTGTGGTGGTGTTGTAGCGGCTATCGTCCTTTCTCAGTTAATGTACAAGAAGATCGACTTATCAATTGCTCTGAACGGTGCCATTGCTGGTCTAGTTGCAATTACTGCAGGTCCAGATTTAAGTAACCACTTCATGTCAATGATCATCGGTGCTATCGGTGGTATCCTATGTACAATCGCGATCCCAATGTTGGATAAAATGAAAATTGATGACGTTGTTGGTGCGATCTCTGCTCACTTAGTTGCAGGTATCTGGGGAACACTAGCTGTTGGTATCTTTGGTGGCGGTGACCTGATGGTCCAGATCGTCGGTATCTTAGCGGCAGCTGTTCTGGTTGTACCTTTAAGTGCAATAGGCTTCTATATTCTAAAGGCAACAACTGGCTTAAGAGTTGATGAAGAGACTGAAGCAGTAGGATTAGATAAAGCTGAGTTAACTACTGTTGCTTATCCTGAGTTCAATTAA
- a CDS encoding Nitrogen regulatory protein P-II (PFAM: Nitrogen regulatory protein P-II) has product MKLVTAIIKPDKVEALRQALTGVDIQGLTIVEAKGYGRQKGHTELYRGAEYEVHFLPKSRAEVLVDSADVEKVITTISEAVKSGKIGDGKIYVTDVIDVVRIRTGERGAEAIK; this is encoded by the coding sequence ATGAAATTAGTAACAGCAATTATCAAGCCCGATAAAGTTGAAGCTTTGAGACAAGCGCTAACCGGCGTGGACATTCAAGGTTTAACAATCGTTGAGGCTAAAGGATATGGGCGCCAGAAAGGCCACACTGAATTGTACCGAGGCGCGGAATATGAGGTACACTTTCTTCCTAAATCAAGAGCAGAAGTTCTCGTAGATTCTGCCGATGTTGAAAAAGTAATCACAACAATTTCTGAAGCAGTTAAATCAGGTAAGATTGGTGACGGTAAGATTTATGTCACTGATGTTATTGATGTCGTTCGTATTCGTACAGGCGAGCGCGGTGCGGAAGCAATTAAATAA
- a CDS encoding glycine cleavage system T-protein-like,folate-binding protein, aminomethyltransferase-like protein (PFAM: Aminomethyltransferase folate-binding domain; Glycine cleavage T-protein C-terminal barrel domain) has product MSNKNFGFGTQIRKSPYFDATVRWGATGFSVYNHMYIPRDFGSPEQNFWNLVNDAILCDVAVERQVEITGPDAYQFIQLLTPRDLSKLAVGQCKYVLIVNEQGGILNDPVLLRLGENHFWLSLSDSDILFWAQGVAVNSGLNVSIQEPDVSPLQLQGPKSGMIMEKLFGEGIKDLKYYWLREFELEGIPLVVSRTGWSSELGYELYLRNGSKGDQLWELIMDAGKEFGLQPGHTSSIRRIEGGMLSYHADADIHTNPFEVGLDRLVALDSDINFIGKKALQKIHEEGIKRIQVGLEISGDPLEGPNTIFWPIQMDGKNIGKVTSAVYSPRLKKNIALAMIDVAANKHGQSVNVLIDENIRNGFVVEKPFYDPKKTLASS; this is encoded by the coding sequence ATGTCCAATAAAAACTTTGGTTTCGGCACACAAATAAGAAAATCTCCTTATTTTGATGCAACTGTGAGATGGGGCGCTACAGGCTTCTCTGTCTACAATCATATGTACATCCCTCGGGACTTTGGAAGCCCTGAGCAAAATTTTTGGAATTTGGTGAACGATGCGATTCTCTGCGATGTGGCGGTCGAGCGGCAAGTAGAAATAACCGGTCCTGATGCATATCAATTTATTCAGCTTTTAACACCACGTGATCTCAGCAAACTAGCTGTAGGACAATGTAAATATGTTTTAATAGTCAATGAACAAGGGGGAATTCTTAATGATCCTGTTTTACTTCGATTAGGGGAAAATCATTTTTGGCTTTCTCTTTCTGATAGCGATATTTTATTTTGGGCACAAGGTGTTGCTGTAAATTCCGGATTAAATGTTTCTATTCAAGAACCAGATGTTTCACCTTTACAACTGCAAGGGCCAAAATCTGGCATGATTATGGAAAAGTTATTCGGGGAGGGCATAAAAGATTTAAAATATTATTGGCTTCGTGAATTCGAATTAGAAGGGATACCTTTAGTAGTTTCGCGAACAGGATGGTCGAGTGAACTTGGCTATGAATTATATCTTCGCAATGGTTCTAAAGGTGATCAACTTTGGGAGTTGATTATGGATGCCGGAAAAGAGTTTGGTTTACAGCCAGGTCATACTTCAAGTATTCGCCGTATTGAAGGTGGAATGCTTTCCTATCATGCAGATGCGGACATTCACACTAATCCTTTTGAGGTAGGATTGGATCGTTTGGTGGCTTTAGATAGCGATATCAATTTTATTGGCAAGAAAGCCTTACAAAAAATTCATGAAGAGGGAATTAAACGTATTCAAGTTGGTTTAGAAATCTCTGGAGATCCTTTAGAAGGCCCGAACACTATTTTTTGGCCAATTCAAATGGATGGAAAAAATATAGGCAAAGTAACTTCAGCTGTTTATTCACCTCGTTTGAAAAAAAATATAGCCCTTGCGATGATTGATGTTGCAGCTAATAAGCATGGTCAATCAGTAAATGTGTTAATTGATGAAAACATTCGAAATGGTTTTGTCGTCGAAAAACCTTTTTATGATCCCAAAAAAACTCTCGCAAGCTCTTAA